A genomic window from Anticarsia gemmatalis isolate Benzon Research Colony breed Stoneville strain chromosome 22, ilAntGemm2 primary, whole genome shotgun sequence includes:
- the LOC142982892 gene encoding phospholipase A1-like: MSKVFKIAVAVALSFAVLGQARAATYGPRSEYGYPAGLIPECPGVLKNASISPRMMPQLQIAMHRITSSGQVLRKQIPVETAPKTVAKDKSIDLKNKKTVLYAVGFFDSSAFPFSQALGTSYSKRGYNVFISETLAFLTYIYPKSVRLTRFIGKKMGEFLVKLTEHGLEAENLELVGASLGAHVVAYAAKHFYQATGKKPSRITGLDPAGPCYRALTPEYKLYKTDAERVDIIHTNIDGFGIAETLGHIDIYVNGGEFQPSDIPYIPCLVVCSHVRALIYFWQALEHPKQFIAVQCNTVQEARFAQCFNNTQTNYLGLETKFDRPGIYYLATNNEFPYYKGKDGLKEENEIYTSVISRINDDDGFVV; this comes from the exons ATGTCAAAGGTGTTTAAGATCGCGGTGGCGGTCGCACTGTCCTTCGCTGTGCTTGGTCAAGCGCGAGCCGCCACTTATGGTCCAAGGTCGGAGTACGGATACCCGGCTGGACTTATTCCAGAAT GTCCTGGAGTACTGAAGAATGCCAGCATCAGTCCTCGCATGATGCCTCAGCTGCAGATCGCAATGCACCGCATCACCAGCTCGGGACAGGTCCTCAGGAAGCAGATCCCGGTGGAAACAGCCCCCAAGACGGTGGCCAAGGATAAAAGTATAG ATTTAAAGAATAAGAAGACAGTGTTATACGCTGTGGGTTTCTTCGACAGTTCTGCGTTCCCGTTCTCACAAGCGTTAGGCACTTCGTACTCCAAGCGAGGGTACAATGTCTTCATATCTGAAACCCTGGCGTTTCTCACATATATCTATCCGAA ATCAGTTCGTCTCACAAGATTCATCGGCAAGAAAATGGGTGAATTCCTCGTGAAACTTACAGAACATGGTTTAGAAGCTGAAAACCTGGAACTAGTCGGTGCCAGCCTAGGAGCTCACGTAGTAGCATACGCCGCTAAACATTTCTACCAAGCAACAGGAAAAAAACCTTCCAGAATCACAGGTTTGGACCCAGCTGGACCCTGCTACAGAGCTTTGACCCCAGAATACAAACTTTACAAAACAGACGCCGAAAGGGTAGACATCATTCATACAAATATCGATGGTTTTGGTATAGCTGAGACGTTAGGACACATAGATATATACGTAAATGGAGGTGAATTTCAACCAAGTGATATCCCATATATTCCTTGTTTAGTAGTCTGTAGTCATGTTAGAGCGTTGATCTATTTCTGGCAAGCGTTGGAACATCCGAAGCAGTTTATAGCAGTGCAATGTAATACGGTACAGGAGGCAAGGTTTGCTCAGTGTTTCAACAATACGCAGACGAATTATCTAGGGTTAGAGACTAAATTTGATAGGCCAGGGATATATTATTTGGCTACGAATAATGAGTTTCCTTATTATAAAGGAAAAGATGGGTTGAAGGAGGAAAATGAGATTTATACGTCAGTTATTAGTCGGATAAATGATGATGATGGATTTGTTGTGTAG